Proteins encoded by one window of Fusarium graminearum PH-1 chromosome 1, whole genome shotgun sequence:
- a CDS encoding alkaline proteinase precursor, which produces MLSVKILLALLPSALAQFTIGEVVEDNYIITLKPKVNETEIEQHIEWVDDIHTASLLRRGEDGVDKVWNSTFKGYCGEFDKSTIRRINQSEDVLAVEPVKKVTLATVQRNAEWGLASISHRTTGSTDYLYDASAGNGMYAYLVDTGINYGHRDFQGRASPGYNAYPGVPFVDVNGHGTHCAGTIAGKVYGVAKRANLIAVKVFHSGSSTTAIVLDGYNWAVNNITNTPGRNQQSVISMSLGGGKSDAFNLAVEMAYRQNIHTVVAAGNSNVNANDTSPASAQNATTVGAIDKNNNRASFSNFGPFVDIFAPGVSIKSTWIGSDSATETLSGTSMACPHVAGLSLYLRAKEGLKTVKSVQDRIKQLATKNVIANAGAGSPNLLAYNGGVPTRTTFRKGDWV; this is translated from the exons ATGCTCTCCGTCAAGATCCTCCTGGCACTGCTCCCCTCGGCTCTCGCCCAGTTCACAATCGGcgaggttgtcgaggacAACTACATCATCACTCTGAAGCCCAAAGTCAACGAGACTGAGATAGAGCAGCATATCGAATGGGTTGACGATATCCACACCGCGAGTTTACTTCGTCgtggtgaagatggcgttgACAAGGTTTGGAACTCGACGTTTAAGGGGTACTGTGGTGAGTTTGATAAGAGTACCATCAGACGGATTAACCAAAGCGAGGAT GTCCTCGCCGTTGAACCGGTCAAGAAAGTAACGCTTGCCACCGTCCAGCGTAACGCGGAATGGGGTCTTGCCTCCATCTCGCATCGTACTACTGGGTCAACCGACTATCTCTATGATGCATCTGCTGGAAACGGCATGTACGCTTATCTCGTTGACACTGGTATAAACTACGGGCATCGAGACTTTCAAGGTCGAGCCTCGCCTGGCTACAACGCCTATCCCGGTGTTCCCTTTGTCGATGTCAACGGTCATGGAACCCACTGCGCTGGTACCATTGCCGGCAAGGTGTATGGTGTAGCCAAGAGAGCAAATCTTATTGCAGTCAAGGTTTTTCACTCTGGCAGT TCAACTACTGCCATCGTTCTCGACGGGTACAACTGGGCAGTCAACAACATTACCAACACGCCTGGTCGTAACCAACAATCCGTGATCTCCATGTCCCTCGGCGGCGGTAAATCCGATGCCTTCAATCTAGCCGTGGAGATGGCATACCGTCAAAACATCCACACCGTCGTAGCAGCAGGTAACAGCAACGTCAACGCCAATGACACATCGCCCGCGTCAGCCCAAAACGCAACCACAGTCGGCGCCATcgacaaaaacaacaacagagcCAGCTTTTCCAACTTTGGCCCCTTTGTGGACATCTTTGCGCCTGGCGTGTCGATCAAGAGTACTTGGATCGGCAGCGATAGTGCGACTGAGACGTTGAGCGGTACGAGTATGGCGTGTCCTCATGTCGCGGGTCTGTCGCTGTATCTCAGAGCGAAGGAGGGTTTGAAAACTGTTAAGAGTGTGCAGGATAGGATTAAGCAGTTGGCGACCAAGAATGTGATTGCTAATGCTGGTGCTGGGAGTCCGAATTTGTTGGCTTACAATGGAGGTGTTCCTACGAGGACAACGTTTAGGAAAGGTGATTGGGTGTAA
- a CDS encoding 40S ribosomal protein S22, producing MVRTSVLSDALKNINNAEKAGKRQVLLRPSCKVVVKFLELMQAQGYIGEFEELSDNRSGKIVVQLNGRLNKCGVISPRFNVRLGELEKWVVRLLPARQFGHIVLTTSSGIMVHESARRKHVSGKIIGFFY from the coding sequence atggtcCGAACCAGTGTTTTGAGCGATGCTCTgaagaacatcaacaatgcGGAGAAGGCTGGCAAGCGTCAGGTCCTCCTCCGTCCTTCCTGCAAGGTCGTCGTCAAGTTCCTTGAGCTTATGCAGGCGCAAGGATACATCGGCGAGTTCGAAGAACTGTCCGACAACCGCTCCGGCAAGATCGTCGTTCAGCTCAATGGTCGTCTGAACAAGTGCGGCGTCATCAGCCCTCGTTTCAACGTCCGCCTCGGCGAGCTCGAGAAGTGGGTGGTTCGACTCCTGCCTGCCCGCCAGTTCGGGCACATTGTCCTTACCACTTCTTCTGGTATCATGGTTCATGAGTCGGCTCGCCGAAAGCATGTCTCCGGCAAGATTATCGGTTTCTTTTACTAG